In Pelosinus sp. IPA-1, a single window of DNA contains:
- a CDS encoding sigma-54-dependent Fis family transcriptional regulator, with protein MRVKELMKKHIVTVLPTMTLHQAAVVLSAAGADQAFVVNNEGQFVGLINQMGFIKALANRDTMKKSVQDIITNNVVSLSPTRRINNDLEEQFSVHQCNSFPVVDALNRPLGILWRTDVVTYLSEQSQFLAEELHAIVDSLYNGVTAVNSEGIVTLFNAAAETITGLNAEVVIGHHVDDVLPNTGLSRVLETRLAEINQQQNIGNCKIITNRSPILSHNKVIGSVAVFQDITELQNVAAELENVKSLKSTLESAIESIFEGIVIVNRTGKITMINQAYCDFLGVDRAKVIGKPVVDIIPNTRMHVVAQDGKAEITDIQRINQHNCVVTRIPIVKDGETVGAVGKVVFKDVKDLKILSNKLNKLELEVEYYKEELRKVYGGKYTFESIIGENEKMQWLKSIAVKAAKGNSTVLILGESGTGKEVFAQAIHNESRRNKGAFIKVNCAALPENLLETELFGYDEGAFTGAKKGGKPGKFELANGGTIFLDEIGDMPISMQVKLLRVLQEREFERVGGTKTISLDLRVIAATNRDLTKMIEQGAFRQDLYYRLDIISLAIPPLRERVGDIPALCDLLLKKINKQVQHCVEGVSEAALGLLMDYRWPGNVRELENILERAVNLIDEDEILIKPEHLPPIVKKIGKVKEQMENADNLADMLGDTEKQAILKALEEAGGNKSKAAKILGIHRSGFYQKLQKYNIK; from the coding sequence ATGCGCGTAAAAGAATTAATGAAAAAACATATAGTAACGGTGTTACCTACGATGACATTACACCAAGCTGCAGTTGTTCTTAGCGCTGCTGGTGCAGATCAGGCCTTTGTTGTGAATAATGAAGGGCAATTCGTTGGTTTAATTAACCAGATGGGATTTATCAAGGCGTTAGCGAATAGGGATACAATGAAGAAGTCTGTCCAGGATATTATAACCAATAATGTTGTTTCCTTGTCCCCTACTAGGCGTATAAATAATGATTTGGAAGAACAGTTTTCGGTGCATCAGTGCAACTCATTTCCAGTCGTTGATGCACTGAATCGTCCATTAGGAATCTTGTGGCGGACAGATGTAGTTACCTATTTATCAGAGCAGTCACAATTTTTGGCAGAAGAGCTGCATGCCATTGTCGACTCTCTTTATAATGGAGTAACGGCTGTTAATTCCGAAGGAATTGTTACCTTATTTAATGCCGCTGCGGAAACCATTACAGGGCTAAATGCAGAGGTTGTCATTGGGCATCATGTTGATGATGTATTACCCAATACAGGTCTTAGCAGGGTTTTAGAGACTCGTTTAGCGGAAATCAATCAGCAGCAAAATATCGGTAACTGTAAAATAATTACCAACCGGTCTCCGATTCTCAGTCATAACAAGGTGATTGGATCTGTAGCCGTGTTTCAAGATATAACGGAACTGCAAAACGTAGCTGCGGAACTAGAAAATGTTAAAAGTTTAAAAAGTACATTAGAATCTGCTATTGAAAGTATTTTTGAGGGAATTGTAATCGTCAATCGCACTGGTAAAATCACAATGATTAATCAAGCCTATTGTGATTTTTTAGGTGTTGACCGGGCAAAAGTAATTGGAAAACCAGTTGTCGATATTATCCCTAATACTCGTATGCACGTTGTTGCCCAAGATGGTAAGGCTGAAATTACGGATATTCAACGCATCAACCAGCATAATTGTGTTGTTACCCGTATTCCTATTGTAAAAGATGGTGAAACAGTCGGGGCAGTAGGGAAAGTTGTTTTTAAAGATGTTAAGGATCTTAAAATATTATCGAATAAATTAAATAAGTTAGAACTTGAGGTAGAGTATTATAAGGAAGAGTTACGAAAAGTGTACGGTGGGAAATACACTTTTGAAAGCATTATTGGTGAAAACGAAAAGATGCAGTGGCTTAAATCCATCGCAGTAAAAGCAGCAAAAGGCAATTCCACGGTACTCATTTTAGGGGAAAGCGGCACTGGTAAAGAGGTATTTGCTCAGGCCATTCACAATGAAAGCAGAAGAAATAAAGGTGCTTTTATTAAGGTGAATTGTGCTGCCTTACCAGAAAACCTTCTAGAAACAGAATTGTTTGGTTATGATGAAGGTGCCTTTACGGGAGCTAAAAAGGGCGGGAAACCTGGGAAATTCGAATTGGCAAATGGAGGTACTATTTTTCTTGATGAGATTGGTGATATGCCAATTTCTATGCAGGTTAAGCTGCTTAGGGTATTGCAGGAAAGAGAATTCGAACGGGTCGGAGGGACGAAAACAATTTCCTTAGACCTACGAGTGATCGCTGCCACCAATCGGGATTTGACGAAGATGATTGAGCAAGGTGCTTTCCGTCAGGATTTGTACTATCGCTTAGATATTATATCTTTAGCCATTCCTCCTCTAAGGGAAAGAGTGGGAGATATACCAGCGTTATGTGATTTGCTGCTCAAAAAAATCAATAAGCAAGTACAGCATTGCGTTGAGGGAGTTTCTGAGGCAGCTTTAGGATTGCTAATGGATTATAGATGGCCGGGTAATGTTCGGGAGTTGGAAAACATTCTAGAGCGAGCAGTAAATTTAATCGATGAAGATGAGATTTTGATTAAACCAGAGCATTTGCCACCTATCGTCAAGAAAATTGGTAAAGTGAAAGAGCAAATGGAGAATGCCGATAATTTAGCGGACATGTTAGGTGATACAGAAAAACAAGCAATTTTAAAGGCATTAGAGGAAGCTGGTGGCAATAAGAGCAAAGCAGCTAAAAT